AAAAGAACGCGAAAATGACTTTGAAAATAGAGTTGATTTTAGCTACAAAGAGGGAATATTAGAAGACTGTTTAGAAAAGCTAGGAAAAACAAAATCTAATATGTTTTTGGTCTTTGTTCATGATATTATTTATAAGCTTAAACAAGAGCTAAAACGAGGCCAAACGGTTGCTTTAAATAGTTTTGTAGTTGTATTATTTACGAGCATACACAGCTATGACAAGGGAGTTTACACAAGTAATAAGCTTGTTAATACAATAAAAGGTTTTTACAAACTTATATAGTCAAGCTATAGCAAAATGCAATAAATTAGTGAACTGCTATTTTTATAATCTTTGATTTAGAAATAGCAGCGAGCTAAATCAATAAAAGCCAACAAATATTAAATACTCTCTAGTAAATATTAAAAAGCTATCAGTTTATGTTAATAATTTGTTAAATTGCTTTACTATTTAGAGTAACAATTTGTTAACTTTGTTACTTTGGGGTTTTGCTTTTGAAAAAAGCTAAAAGA
This window of the Borreliella spielmanii genome carries:
- a CDS encoding DUF643 domain-containing protein yields the protein KERENDFENRVDFSYKEGILEDCLEKLGKTKSNMFLVFVHDIIYKLKQELKRGQTVALNSFVVVLFTSIHSYDKGVYTSNKLVNTIKGFYKLI